In Geopsychrobacter electrodiphilus DSM 16401, a single window of DNA contains:
- a CDS encoding PAS domain-containing protein, with translation MSVFCAAIKAVVGVGAESRPEGHGYPDKNQLERWLDMKNDLNTRKRLLAQLKKLHLPASKSVNSETTGLSTERSEDDLQSLVHSLEVHQIELEMQNEELQRVQAELALSRDKYAELYDFAPSGYFTFNAQGLILEVNPSGAKLLRKSRRQLIDKPFSRFIADEEGRAIFPKHLKSVLQRQGMQRCEISIKGKDGNFIHGQLESVRFNKTKSQDDFILSSIVDDTVGKHLESEIQNALEYAENIVETVREPMVVLNSELKILTANHSFYETFKVTPEKTINHFIYDVGNRQWDIPRLRVLIEEILPQDTVINGYEVEHDFPDIGRKTILLNARQIFREEIGSRIILLAMEDITARKQLELGIQAAREYAENIVETVREPMVVLNSELKILTANHSFYETFKVTPEKTINHFIYDVGNRQWDIPRLRVLIEEILPQDTVINGYEVEHDFPGVGRKTMLLNARQIFREEIGSRIILLAMEDITARKQLELGIQAAREYAENIVETVREPMVVLNSELKILTANHSFYETFEVTPEKTINQFIYDVGNRQWDIPLLRVLIEEILPQDTVINGYEVEHDFPDIGRKTILLNARQIFREEIGSHIILLAMEDITERKLAEERISEVNRQQQAILDNIPNIAWLKDRKGRYVAVNEPFSKAFEVAPQDLIGKDDFDIFPNELAIKYENEFKQVTKNGKRTTFAETILDLKGMAQHVEKVNTPIFNAVGRVIGIIGIVYDVTNSKQIEVSLRYDSTHDVLTGLYNRAFFDEELQRLSIGRKFPVCIVMTDVNGLKTINDTLGHSAGDKLIRTAARIILEGFRTDDIVARIGGDEFAVLLPGTESKVAEEAVKRIRLSPEMSRGQVGIAFGIACAENTDQLAAALKQSDERMYLDKSSQKKLQDRGTGK, from the coding sequence TTGTCGGTATTCTGCGCGGCGATCAAGGCCGTGGTCGGGGTCGGCGCTGAGTCCCGCCCTGAAGGTCATGGCTACCCGGACAAAAATCAGCTGGAAAGATGGTTGGATATGAAAAATGATCTCAACACCAGAAAAAGATTATTAGCCCAGCTCAAAAAACTGCACCTCCCGGCGTCAAAGTCAGTGAATTCTGAAACGACAGGCTTATCCACAGAACGTTCCGAAGATGATTTGCAGAGTCTCGTTCATTCTCTGGAAGTTCACCAGATAGAATTGGAGATGCAGAATGAAGAGCTGCAACGAGTCCAGGCGGAGCTGGCGTTGTCGCGGGATAAGTATGCTGAACTTTATGACTTTGCCCCAAGCGGCTATTTTACTTTTAATGCGCAGGGGCTGATACTCGAGGTTAACCCTTCCGGCGCGAAACTATTGAGAAAAAGCCGTCGACAACTGATCGATAAACCATTTTCCCGTTTTATTGCTGACGAGGAGGGGAGGGCAATTTTCCCCAAGCATCTTAAAAGTGTATTGCAAAGACAGGGTATGCAGAGATGTGAAATAAGCATCAAAGGGAAGGATGGCAACTTCATCCATGGCCAGCTCGAGAGCGTCAGGTTCAACAAGACCAAGAGTCAGGACGATTTCATCCTTTCTTCAATTGTTGACGACACGGTTGGAAAACATTTGGAAAGTGAAATTCAGAATGCCCTGGAATATGCCGAAAACATCGTTGAGACCGTACGCGAGCCGATGGTGGTGCTTAATTCGGAGCTGAAAATCCTCACCGCAAATCACAGCTTCTACGAAACGTTCAAGGTCACACCCGAAAAAACCATCAACCATTTCATTTATGACGTCGGCAACCGGCAATGGGACATCCCCCGGCTGAGAGTTCTTATTGAGGAAATTCTCCCTCAGGACACGGTGATCAATGGTTATGAGGTCGAGCATGATTTCCCTGATATCGGCCGCAAGACGATCCTGCTCAACGCCCGCCAGATCTTTCGCGAAGAGATCGGCTCACGCATCATCCTGCTGGCTATGGAGGATATCACCGCGCGCAAGCAGCTGGAGCTGGGAATTCAGGCGGCCCGGGAATATGCCGAAAATATCGTTGAGACCGTACGCGAGCCGATGGTGGTGCTTAATTCGGAGCTGAAAATCCTCACCGCCAACCACAGCTTCTACGAAACGTTCAAGGTCACACCCGAAAAAACCATCAACCATTTCATTTATGACGTCGGCAACCGGCAATGGGACATCCCCCGGCTGAGAGTTCTTATTGAGGAAATTCTCCCTCAGGACACGGTGATCAATGGTTATGAGGTCGAGCATGATTTCCCCGGCGTCGGGCGGAAAACCATGCTCCTCAACGCCCGCCAGATTTTTCGTGAAGAGATCGGCTCACGCATCATCTTGCTGGCTATGGAGGATATCACCGCGCGCAAGCAGCTGGAGCTGGGAATTCAGGCGGCCCGGGAATATGCCGAGAACATCGTTGAGACCGTACGCGAGCCGATGGTGGTGCTTAATTCCGAGCTGAAAATCCTCACCGCCAACCACAGCTTCTACGAAACCTTCGAGGTCACACCTGAAAAAACCATCAACCAGTTCATCTATGACGTCGGTAACCGGCAGTGGGACATCCCGCTGTTGCGGGTTCTCATTGAGGAAATTCTTCCTCAGGACACGGTAATCAATGGTTATGAGGTCGAGCATGATTTCCCTGATATCGGCCGCAAGACGATTCTGCTCAACGCCCGCCAGATTTTTCGCGAAGAGATCGGCTCACACATTATCCTGCTGGCCATGGAAGACATTACCGAGCGCAAACTGGCCGAGGAGCGGATCAGTGAAGTCAACCGACAGCAGCAGGCCATCCTCGATAATATCCCCAATATCGCCTGGCTTAAAGACAGAAAAGGGCGGTATGTCGCCGTCAATGAACCCTTCAGCAAAGCCTTCGAGGTGGCGCCGCAAGATCTTATCGGGAAGGACGACTTTGATATTTTTCCCAATGAACTGGCCATTAAATATGAAAATGAGTTCAAGCAGGTTACAAAAAATGGCAAGCGGACGACCTTTGCAGAGACAATTTTAGATCTAAAAGGGATGGCGCAGCACGTAGAGAAGGTCAATACGCCCATTTTCAATGCAGTTGGCAGGGTGATCGGGATCATAGGCATTGTTTATGACGTGACAAATAGTAAACAAATCGAAGTATCGCTTCGTTACGACAGCACCCATGATGTATTGACAGGTCTCTATAATCGCGCCTTTTTTGATGAAGAGCTACAGCGGCTCTCCATAGGCCGGAAGTTTCCTGTTTGCATCGTCATGACGGATGTCAATGGCCTGAAAACCATCAACGATACACTGGGACATAGCGCGGGGGATAAACTGATCCGCACGGCAGCCAGGATCATCCTGGAAGGTTTTCGAACCGATGATATCGTTGCTCGTATCGGCGGTGATGAATTTGCTGTCCTTCTCCCGGGAACAGAGAGCAAGGTTGCTGAAGAAGCCGTTAAAAGGATCCGGCTAAGCCCTGAAATGAGCAGGGGCCAGGTGGGGATTGCTTTCGGGATCGCTTGTGCGGAGAACACAGATCAGCTCGCGGCTGCTTTAAAACAGAGTGACGAGAGGATGTATCTGGATAAATCCAGTCAAAAAAAATTACAGGACAGAGGTACAGGAAAATGA
- a CDS encoding HD domain-containing phosphohydrolase, producing the protein MITIPIHETSKSATGNSHAALEKALRNSELRYRKLFETSQDGILILNAGTGLITDVSSSLLDMLGYAREELVKMKIDEVGAFDDFETRRDPLPELEKNGPVQYKNLKLRTKTRHLVQVDFVCNAFQVNDEMILQCNIRDISERMAKEAAVQARENTRLSLVENQEAHGLLIEKLPVGVIVHAADTRVVSCNPEASQLLGVPAVQVLGKKDNDPDWNFIRPDGTRLPVDESPCNQVIATRQVLKNYIMGIDGGNSGGSKCLLVNAYPEVDNNNILRQVVVILTDISDFKNAEEKIRRHVEHLTALVEIDRAINYSFDLNLSLTTLLTHVLVQLKVDAADVLLFNPQSQMFEYVAGRGFHTKAIEQAKQALGQGYAGRAAKERCVVHIPDLAMENDTFLRKDVLATENFVGYHGVPLIAKGKVLGVLEIFHRTRLERDDEWLYFLKAMAAQAAIAIDNVSLFDNLQRSNTELFKAYDATIEGWSRALELRDDETEGHSQRVALLTVKLARLFGLNDEELVQVRWGSLLHDIGKMGISDEILQKHESLTTAEWVEMKKHTIFAYEMLSPILYLRAALDIPYAHHEKWDGSGYPLGLKGEQIPLVARIFAVVDVWAALRSDRRYRSSWSVEKVRKHIQSLAGTHFDPQVVKLCLDSNILVD; encoded by the coding sequence ATGATCACCATTCCTATTCATGAAACCAGCAAGTCCGCAACCGGGAATTCTCATGCAGCGCTGGAGAAAGCCCTGAGAAACTCGGAGCTTCGCTATCGCAAACTCTTCGAAACTTCTCAGGACGGTATTTTAATTTTAAATGCCGGGACCGGCTTAATAACTGATGTCAGTTCTTCTCTACTCGACATGCTGGGGTATGCGCGTGAAGAATTGGTGAAGATGAAAATCGATGAGGTCGGTGCCTTCGATGATTTCGAGACCAGGAGAGATCCCCTCCCTGAATTGGAAAAAAATGGGCCTGTTCAATATAAGAATTTGAAACTCAGAACCAAAACCAGGCATCTGGTGCAGGTCGATTTTGTGTGTAATGCATTTCAGGTCAACGATGAAATGATCCTCCAGTGCAACATCCGTGATATCAGTGAGCGGATGGCAAAGGAGGCCGCCGTTCAGGCCAGAGAGAATACCCGTTTGTCGTTGGTGGAAAATCAGGAGGCGCATGGGCTGTTGATTGAAAAACTGCCCGTTGGTGTCATTGTCCATGCTGCCGATACCCGGGTGGTAAGCTGCAACCCTGAAGCTTCGCAACTGCTGGGCGTCCCTGCAGTTCAGGTGCTCGGAAAAAAAGATAACGACCCCGATTGGAATTTTATTCGCCCAGACGGGACCAGATTGCCGGTTGACGAGTCTCCTTGTAATCAGGTAATCGCCACCCGTCAGGTGTTGAAAAATTATATTATGGGGATTGACGGCGGAAACAGCGGGGGAAGTAAGTGTTTATTGGTGAATGCCTACCCCGAAGTTGATAACAATAATATTCTGCGACAAGTCGTAGTTATCTTAACCGATATCAGTGATTTCAAGAATGCTGAAGAAAAAATTCGCCGGCATGTCGAGCATCTGACGGCCCTGGTAGAAATTGACCGCGCCATCAATTACAGTTTCGACCTGAATCTCAGCCTGACCACACTCCTCACCCATGTCCTTGTTCAGCTGAAGGTTGACGCCGCCGACGTCCTGTTGTTCAACCCTCAGTCCCAGATGTTCGAATATGTGGCCGGGCGCGGTTTTCACACTAAAGCTATTGAACAGGCGAAACAGGCTCTGGGTCAGGGTTATGCCGGTCGCGCAGCAAAAGAGCGATGCGTCGTGCACATCCCCGACCTCGCAATGGAGAATGACACCTTTTTGCGCAAGGATGTGTTGGCGACGGAGAATTTTGTCGGCTACCACGGTGTGCCGTTGATCGCTAAGGGAAAGGTTCTGGGCGTGCTGGAGATATTCCATCGCACCCGCCTGGAGCGTGATGATGAATGGCTCTATTTCCTCAAGGCCATGGCCGCCCAAGCCGCGATAGCCATTGATAATGTTTCCCTGTTCGACAATCTGCAACGCTCCAACACCGAACTTTTCAAGGCCTATGACGCCACCATCGAAGGCTGGTCGCGGGCCCTGGAACTGCGTGATGATGAGACAGAAGGGCATTCGCAACGGGTTGCGTTGTTGACGGTGAAGCTGGCGCGTCTGTTCGGGCTGAACGATGAAGAACTGGTGCAGGTCCGTTGGGGATCATTGCTGCATGACATTGGGAAAATGGGTATTTCGGATGAAATTCTGCAAAAACACGAGTCCCTGACTACAGCAGAATGGGTAGAAATGAAAAAACACACCATTTTTGCCTACGAGATGCTTTCACCTATTCTTTATCTGCGCGCGGCACTTGATATCCCCTACGCTCATCATGAAAAGTGGGATGGTTCCGGCTATCCTCTCGGGTTGAAAGGGGAGCAGATCCCGCTTGTGGCCCGAATCTTTGCTGTCGTTGACGTCTGGGCGGCACTGAGATCAGACCGTCGCTATCGTTCATCCTGGTCTGTAGAAAAGGTGCGCAAACATATTCAATCGCTGGCAGGAACACACTTTGATCCGCAGGTTGTAAAACTGTGCCTGGATTCGAACATTCTTGTGGACTGA
- the clsB gene encoding cardiolipin synthase ClsB — translation MAQAKYRRRSFYQAVLAESWSGFVPDNQVTLLQNGAAYFPAIEAAIDQARHEIYLEAYIYQDDITGRRISDALKRAVRRGVKVHVLIDGYGSKDLPQSMRDQLQADGVQILIYRPKISPWTFRRERLRRMHRKIVVVDREIAFVGGINVISDQGTTNDLPPRYDFAVAVQGPLVDVIRLSAQRLWSMMAWKRFRKGRVRTGALPASTFSGGTMSAAFLVRDNFHHRRDIEAAYLEAIRQAESEIILANAYFLPGADFRHALIKAAERGVRVVLLLQGKSDHQLQHYASQALYGNFLTAGIEIYEYHTSFLHAKVAVIDGYWATVGSSNIDPFSLLLSREANVIVNDETFAATLAQSLKKTMETDGQRILADNWKQQSARLRFLAWLCYGWLRLMMGISGYARANGRNKKRRN, via the coding sequence ATGGCGCAAGCGAAATACCGGCGGCGAAGTTTTTATCAGGCGGTTCTGGCTGAGAGTTGGTCAGGTTTTGTCCCGGATAATCAAGTTACACTGCTGCAAAACGGCGCAGCCTATTTCCCCGCCATCGAAGCGGCGATCGATCAGGCCCGTCATGAAATTTATCTTGAAGCCTATATTTACCAGGATGATATCACCGGGCGACGCATCTCGGATGCGCTGAAGCGGGCGGTCCGGCGTGGGGTTAAAGTCCATGTGCTGATCGACGGCTACGGCTCCAAAGACCTGCCACAGAGCATGCGGGACCAGCTGCAGGCCGACGGGGTACAGATCCTCATCTACCGCCCCAAAATCTCCCCCTGGACCTTTCGACGCGAGCGCCTGCGCCGTATGCACCGGAAAATCGTGGTGGTGGACCGGGAGATCGCCTTTGTCGGGGGGATCAACGTTATTTCTGATCAGGGAACGACGAACGACTTGCCCCCTCGCTATGACTTTGCCGTCGCCGTGCAAGGGCCACTGGTGGACGTTATCCGCCTTTCTGCGCAGCGCCTCTGGTCAATGATGGCGTGGAAGCGTTTCCGCAAAGGAAGGGTCCGGACCGGGGCACTGCCGGCTTCAACCTTCAGCGGGGGGACAATGAGCGCGGCCTTTCTGGTGAGGGATAATTTTCATCACCGCCGTGACATTGAAGCGGCTTATCTTGAGGCAATCAGGCAGGCAGAATCTGAAATCATTCTGGCCAACGCCTATTTTTTGCCGGGGGCCGATTTTCGACATGCGCTGATCAAAGCGGCCGAGCGTGGCGTGCGGGTGGTTCTGTTGCTGCAGGGGAAGTCTGATCATCAACTCCAGCATTATGCCTCTCAGGCGCTCTATGGCAATTTCCTCACTGCGGGGATTGAAATTTACGAATACCACACCAGTTTCCTGCACGCCAAAGTGGCAGTAATCGACGGATATTGGGCGACGGTGGGATCTTCGAATATCGATCCGTTCAGCCTGCTGCTTTCGCGTGAGGCGAATGTGATCGTCAACGACGAAACCTTCGCCGCGACCCTGGCGCAAAGCCTGAAAAAGACCATGGAAACGGATGGCCAACGGATATTGGCGGATAACTGGAAACAGCAATCTGCCCGGCTACGGTTTCTGGCCTGGCTCTGTTACGGCTGGCTGCGCTTGATGATGGGTATCAGCGGCTATGCCCGTGCGAATGGTCGAAACAAAAAGAGACGAAATTGA
- a CDS encoding STAS/SEC14 domain-containing protein: MPIQLDEENGGKLINVHVSGKLEKADYEHFVPEFERLAGQHGKLRVLFDMTGFHGWEASAAWEDFKFGMHHMSDIERIAMVGEKRWQHGMAIFCKPFIKAEIRYFDQTTAAEARIWLGRG, from the coding sequence GTGCCTATTCAACTCGATGAAGAAAACGGCGGCAAGCTGATCAATGTGCATGTCAGCGGCAAGCTGGAAAAAGCGGATTATGAACACTTTGTACCGGAGTTCGAGCGTCTCGCCGGGCAACACGGCAAATTACGCGTGCTGTTCGACATGACCGGTTTCCACGGCTGGGAGGCGAGCGCCGCCTGGGAGGATTTCAAGTTCGGCATGCACCATATGTCCGACATCGAGCGGATCGCGATGGTCGGCGAAAAACGCTGGCAGCACGGCATGGCGATCTTCTGCAAGCCGTTCATCAAAGCCGAGATACGCTATTTTGATCAAACCACCGCTGCTGAAGCGCGGATCTGGTTGGGTCGGGGATAA
- a CDS encoding HAD-IIB family hydrolase produces MKHNILLCSDLDRTLLPNGAQPESPEARRLLQRLADRPELTLVYVSGRHQALLQQAIEEYALPRPDYAIGDVGTTIFDIEDGNWRPWDNWYEEIASDWRGKTGKDLQGLFADIELLRLQEPEKQNDFKLSYYAPTDVEPDNLLKQLRQRLDAQEVRASLIWSIDEVADTGLLDILPERATKLHAIEFLMKHHGFTHEQTVFAGDSGNDLPALTSGLQAVLVKNARDDVRDTALRQVQAAGHGDCLYLAQGGLLGMNGNYSAGVLEGLVHYLPHTLAWLQDASIGKV; encoded by the coding sequence ATGAAACATAACATTCTGCTTTGCTCGGATCTGGACCGCACCCTGCTGCCCAACGGCGCGCAGCCCGAGTCGCCCGAAGCGAGACGCTTATTGCAGCGCCTGGCCGATCGGCCCGAGCTGACCCTTGTCTACGTGAGCGGGCGCCACCAGGCGCTGCTGCAACAGGCCATAGAGGAGTATGCCCTGCCGCGGCCCGACTATGCCATCGGCGATGTCGGTACGACGATCTTTGACATCGAAGATGGCAACTGGCGACCCTGGGACAACTGGTACGAGGAGATCGCTTCCGACTGGCGCGGCAAAACCGGAAAAGACCTGCAGGGACTGTTTGCCGACATCGAATTGCTGCGGCTGCAGGAGCCGGAGAAACAGAATGATTTCAAGCTCAGCTACTACGCCCCGACGGATGTCGAGCCGGACAATCTGCTCAAGCAATTGCGCCAGCGCCTGGATGCGCAGGAGGTACGTGCCAGCCTGATCTGGAGCATCGACGAAGTGGCCGACACCGGCTTGCTGGACATACTGCCGGAGCGCGCCACCAAGCTGCACGCAATTGAGTTTCTGATGAAACACCATGGATTTACCCATGAGCAGACAGTGTTCGCCGGTGACAGCGGCAACGACCTGCCCGCGCTGACCAGCGGACTGCAGGCGGTGCTGGTCAAAAATGCCCGCGACGACGTCCGCGATACGGCATTGCGTCAGGTCCAGGCAGCCGGACATGGCGATTGTTTATATCTGGCGCAGGGCGGCCTGCTCGGCATGAACGGCAACTACAGCGCCGGTGTACTGGAAGGGCTTGTTCATTATCTGCCACATACGCTGGCTTGGCTGCAGGACGCGTCGATCGGAAAAGTATAA
- a CDS encoding amylo-alpha-1,6-glucosidase, producing MGNQTEDGYNKALALLYDCVTPDGFVASTSKKDNYRRIWGRDGTIISLAAILTGDVNLIGTAQRTFETLAAYQGPHGEIPSNVDTVTKRISYGGTTGRVDADLWFIIGCGEYWLATGDDEFLERLLPAIEKVRFLLGAWEFNNRGLIYVPLTGDWADEYLHNGYVFYDQLLYLQAQRTLARMDAAVHGSSDHALNEKTSHLRHLLRANYWFDDAQKPPADVYHEVLYEKGRAAASSHCAGNHWMSFFSPAGYGYRFDAFANVLASLLDVADDAQRSKMDAFIVGEVIHDELPLLPAFHPVIKPVDEDWEDLQVMFSYTFKNKPYEFHNGGLWPMVTGFYVADLARRQQTEEARKYLQAIHRANALVMDGEAWGFPEFVHGRKFTPGGTRHQGWSAAAAIIGHHALEGQHVFRINDDET from the coding sequence ATGGGGAACCAAACGGAAGATGGTTACAACAAGGCGCTGGCATTGCTCTACGACTGCGTCACACCTGACGGTTTTGTCGCGAGCACCAGCAAAAAGGATAACTACCGGCGCATCTGGGGCCGTGATGGCACTATTATCTCGCTGGCAGCAATACTCACCGGGGACGTCAATCTCATCGGGACGGCCCAGCGTACTTTCGAGACGCTGGCGGCGTATCAGGGCCCGCATGGAGAGATACCCAGCAACGTAGATACTGTCACTAAACGCATCAGCTACGGGGGCACCACAGGGCGGGTCGATGCCGACCTCTGGTTCATCATCGGTTGCGGTGAATATTGGCTGGCGACAGGCGATGATGAATTTCTGGAACGCCTGCTGCCCGCGATCGAAAAGGTGCGTTTCCTGTTGGGCGCATGGGAATTCAACAACCGCGGGCTCATTTACGTACCGCTGACCGGCGACTGGGCCGACGAGTATCTGCACAATGGCTACGTGTTTTACGACCAGCTGTTGTATCTGCAGGCGCAACGCACGCTGGCCCGCATGGACGCTGCAGTGCATGGTTCAAGCGACCACGCCCTCAACGAAAAAACCAGCCACCTGCGCCATCTCCTCCGCGCCAATTATTGGTTCGACGATGCCCAAAAACCGCCCGCCGATGTGTATCATGAGGTGCTCTACGAAAAGGGGCGAGCCGCCGCATCATCACACTGCGCCGGAAACCACTGGATGTCCTTCTTCTCGCCCGCCGGTTACGGTTATCGTTTCGATGCATTTGCCAATGTCCTGGCATCACTGCTGGACGTCGCCGATGACGCACAACGCAGCAAGATGGACGCATTCATCGTCGGGGAGGTCATCCATGACGAGCTGCCGCTGCTGCCCGCCTTCCACCCGGTCATCAAACCCGTGGACGAGGACTGGGAGGACCTGCAGGTGATGTTCTCCTATACCTTCAAGAACAAGCCCTATGAGTTCCACAACGGCGGCCTGTGGCCCATGGTCACCGGCTTCTATGTGGCCGACCTGGCACGGCGGCAGCAAACAGAAGAAGCCCGGAAGTACTTGCAGGCGATACATCGCGCCAATGCTCTGGTGATGGATGGAGAAGCCTGGGGCTTTCCCGAATTTGTTCATGGCCGCAAATTCACGCCCGGCGGCACCCGCCATCAGGGCTGGAGCGCCGCAGCGGCCATCATCGGCCATCATGCGCTGGAGGGACAACATGTTTTCAGGATTAACGACGATGAAACATAA
- the tal gene encoding transaldolase — MKNNPLLKLESFGQSIWLDFISRRILDSGDLLRLINEDGVSGVTSNPSIFEKAIAESNDYDDAIRSLARERKTTAAIYEKLVIEDIQRTADLLHPLYDRMAGRDGFVSLEVSPHLARDGAGTLREARHLWKEVDRPNLLIKVPGTQEGLTVIRQLISEGINVNVTLLFGLPRYQAVAEAEAYISGLEMRVAAGLPLDRISSVASFFLSRIDVLVDPLLEKKLPEGGRPAERASQLRGKIAIASARAAYQLYKEIHTSARFRKLVTGGARPQRVLWASTSTKSPAESDVKYVEALIGPETINTIPLETLNAYRDHGNPALRLEGDLEGTERILQHLPETGIDLDTVTSQLENEGIEKFVKPFDKLLQALEQKRSSAQA, encoded by the coding sequence ATGAAAAATAATCCGCTTTTGAAGCTTGAGAGTTTCGGCCAAAGCATCTGGCTGGATTTCATCAGCCGCAGGATACTCGATTCGGGAGATCTTCTGCGCTTGATCAATGAAGATGGTGTAAGTGGTGTGACTTCCAACCCATCTATTTTCGAAAAGGCCATCGCTGAGAGTAATGACTATGATGATGCCATCCGGTCACTGGCTCGTGAAAGGAAAACCACCGCTGCGATCTATGAGAAATTGGTTATTGAGGACATTCAACGTACAGCCGATCTGTTGCATCCGCTTTACGACCGGATGGCAGGAAGAGACGGTTTTGTGAGCCTTGAGGTTTCACCCCACCTGGCCCGTGATGGTGCAGGTACTCTCAGGGAGGCCCGCCACCTCTGGAAGGAAGTAGATCGTCCAAACCTGCTGATCAAAGTCCCAGGTACCCAGGAAGGGCTTACGGTGATACGCCAGCTCATCAGCGAAGGAATCAATGTCAACGTGACACTCCTCTTCGGCCTCCCCCGCTATCAGGCCGTAGCCGAAGCCGAAGCCTATATTTCAGGGCTGGAGATGCGGGTAGCCGCCGGACTTCCACTGGATCGCATCAGCTCGGTAGCCAGTTTCTTTCTGAGTCGCATCGACGTGCTGGTCGACCCATTGCTGGAAAAGAAATTACCGGAGGGAGGACGACCTGCGGAGAGGGCTTCCCAGCTCCGTGGAAAGATAGCAATTGCCAGCGCCAGGGCAGCCTATCAGCTCTACAAAGAGATTCATACAAGCGCGAGATTTCGCAAACTTGTTACCGGAGGTGCCCGGCCACAGCGGGTTCTGTGGGCCAGCACCAGCACTAAAAGCCCGGCTGAGAGCGACGTGAAATATGTGGAAGCACTGATCGGCCCGGAGACGATAAACACCATTCCCCTCGAAACCCTCAACGCCTACCGTGATCATGGCAACCCTGCGCTTCGGTTGGAAGGTGATCTGGAAGGAACCGAACGGATCTTGCAGCATCTGCCAGAAACAGGCATCGACCTCGATACGGTTACCAGCCAACTGGAGAACGAAGGAATAGAGAAGTTTGTCAAGCCCTTTGACAAACTTCTGCAGGCACTTGAGCAAAAGCGGAGTTCGGCCCAGGCGTGA
- a CDS encoding cation:proton antiporter: MKIFEITAMLMVLTALFSFINYRVLRMPTTIGVMFIALVVSLGIICLGWIGIDIGQSEIARILHAIDFNQALLHGMLSFLLFAGALQIRFKDLTRQKWTITILSTAGVLASTFIVGGLTWLVLGWLSIPASFIYCLLFGALISPTDPVAVIGILKTAGVPKNLETKIAGEALFNDGIGVVVFLIILELALGGHEITLDTVALLFLKEAVGGAALGLVIGLLAYQMLKRVNNYQVEVIITLALVMGGYALADRIHTSGPIAIVVAGLLIGNHGRTFAMSDTTREHLDDFWELVDEILNALLFMLIGLEMLIMPFTAALFVAGLLAILISLFSRWASVGGAVLLMRRFGSFSKGTIRILTWGGLRGGISVALALSLPAVPERPTIVIMTYMVVVFSIGIQGMTLGRLVEKIYPEDPGHANEVKP, translated from the coding sequence ATGAAGATATTCGAAATTACCGCCATGTTGATGGTGCTGACGGCGCTGTTCAGCTTTATAAACTATCGCGTGCTGCGTATGCCGACCACGATTGGCGTGATGTTTATCGCCCTGGTGGTTTCGCTGGGGATTATTTGCCTGGGCTGGATCGGCATCGATATCGGACAGTCCGAAATTGCCCGAATTTTGCACGCGATCGACTTCAATCAGGCGCTGCTGCATGGCATGTTGTCGTTCCTGCTTTTCGCCGGAGCGCTGCAGATCAGGTTTAAGGACCTGACCCGCCAGAAGTGGACTATCACCATCCTGTCTACCGCTGGGGTCCTTGCCTCAACGTTCATTGTCGGTGGGTTGACCTGGCTGGTGCTGGGTTGGCTCTCAATCCCCGCTTCGTTCATTTACTGCCTGCTCTTCGGGGCCTTGATTTCACCCACCGATCCGGTGGCGGTCATCGGCATTCTCAAGACCGCCGGCGTTCCCAAAAACCTTGAGACCAAGATCGCCGGGGAGGCCCTCTTCAATGACGGCATCGGCGTGGTGGTTTTTTTGATCATCCTGGAGCTGGCGCTAGGGGGGCACGAAATCACCCTGGACACGGTGGCACTGCTATTTTTGAAGGAAGCGGTGGGCGGAGCCGCGCTGGGGTTGGTGATCGGCCTGCTGGCCTACCAGATGCTCAAAAGGGTCAACAACTACCAGGTGGAGGTGATCATCACCCTGGCGCTGGTTATGGGCGGCTATGCCCTGGCGGACCGGATTCACACCTCCGGCCCCATCGCCATTGTGGTGGCCGGTCTATTGATTGGCAACCACGGGCGCACATTCGCCATGTCAGACACGACCAGGGAACACCTCGACGACTTCTGGGAGCTGGTAGATGAAATTCTCAACGCCCTGCTCTTCATGCTGATCGGACTGGAAATGTTGATCATGCCCTTTACCGCAGCTTTGTTCGTAGCCGGTCTGCTGGCGATCCTGATTTCCCTGTTTTCCCGTTGGGCGAGCGTTGGCGGCGCTGTCTTACTCATGAGGAGATTCGGATCGTTCAGCAAGGGGACAATCAGAATTCTCACCTGGGGCGGATTGCGCGGGGGGATTTCGGTGGCACTGGCCCTGTCACTGCCTGCGGTGCCGGAGAGACCCACGATAGTGATCATGACCTATATGGTCGTGGTCTTCTCCATCGGTATCCAGGGGATGACCCTTGGGCGACTGGTTGAAAAAATATATCCGGAGGATCCGGGCCATGCTAACGAGGTCAAACCGTGA